CTGGCCTATTTCGCGTTTTACGATGTCCACACGCCGTTGATGGCCCGCGAGGATCTGCGTCAGAAGTATGCCGCCAGACGGGAGCGGCTCGGACTTGCGGAACGTTGGGGACGCGAGGAGCCCCGGGACGTGAGGCTCTCCCAGGATCACGTGGTGTATGCGGCGATTGTCGAGGCAATGGACGCCGCCGTCGGGCGCGTGCTCGCCGCACTCGATGCCCACGGGCTCCGGGAGTCCACGGTGGTGTTGTTCACCAGCGACAACGGCGGGCTGTCCACTAGCGAGGGCTGGCCGACGTCGAATGCCCCCTGGCGCGGGGGCAAGGGATGGGTGTACGAGGGCGGGATCCGCGTGCCGCTCCTGGTCCGGTGGCCCGGGGTGACCGTGCCCGGGAGCGTGGTCCGGACACCGGTGAGCAGTCCGGATCTTCTGCCCACGGTGCTTGAGGCCGCCGGCGCATCACCGGCATCAGGGCAGGTTCTGGACGGGCGCAGTCTGTTGCCGCTGCTGAAGGGTGAATCCGCTCCGGAAAGGCCGATCTTCTGGCACTACCCGCACTATGGCAACCAGGGCGGCGCCCCGGCGGCGGCGATTCGTCGCGGCGACTGGAAGCTGATCGAGTGGCTGGAGGACGGCCGGTTGGAGTTATTCCACCTGGCGGATGATCCCTCGGAGCAGACGAGCCGCGTCGCGGAGATGCCGGCCCGCGCGCAGCGTCTGCACCAGGAGCTGAACGCCTGGCAGCGGGATGTTGGTGCCCGGTTCCCGACCGCAAATCCCAGGTACGATCCGACGCAACCGGATGGACGTGAATCGAAGCGTCCGTGACTTCGAAGGCTCAGGTGAGGGAGGAATGCGTTCGCGGTCCGGGGCGTGCGCGCCAGGGCCCCGGCGGGCAGATCGGTGGCGATTGGATCCGGCCCCCGGGGCTAGCGCCCGCGGTTGCGCAGCAGGAGCAACGACGGACCGCGTTCCGCCCAGGCGGCACGCAGGGCGGTCGGGGCGTCAAAGGCTCCGCGGTTCGCGGCGCCGAGAACGATGTCGGCATGACCGTCGCCATCCACATCCCCGACATCCATCACCAACCAACGTCCGGACATCCCGGCGTCCAGGGACTCCGGACGGAAGTTCAGTCCACCCTCATTCCACAACACGACGAACGAGCCCTCCCGGCGGCCGTCGAAATCGGGAAAGTAGGCAATCGCCACGATGTCGAGGTCGCCATCGCCATCAAGATCGGCGGCCCGGACGTCGTAGGCGCCGGCCAATGGATAAAACCATGCTTCCTCGAATCGTGGCGCCGCTCCGGTTTCACGAGTCCCGAGATTTCGGTAGAGCCGGATCCCGTGATAGGGCCTGGGCGAGGACAAGTATTCGCCGCTGTCTCCGTTGGTCACCAGCAGGTCCAGGTCGCCGTCGGCATCCCAGTCCACCAGCCGGAATCCGGATCCGCCCCAGACCGGTGGAAACTCGGCAATGGCGTGCATGGCAAACATCGAGGCTCC
Above is a window of Verrucomicrobiia bacterium DNA encoding:
- a CDS encoding sulfatase; the protein is MLPQIRRIARLAIWILGIATVSARAARPMNVVVFLADDLGQRDLGCYGSSFYETPHLDRLAREGARFTDAYAACPVCSPTRASLLTGQWPQRLGITDYIGAPMRPEAWWRNTRSLPAPYTDRLALETPNLARSLKSAGFATFFAGKWHLGPEGWWPEDQGFDVNRGGIDRGGPYGGSQYFSPYGNPRLEDGPPGEHLPDRLAAETGRFIAGRKDGPFLAYFAFYDVHTPLMAREDLRQKYAARRERLGLAERWGREEPRDVRLSQDHVVYAAIVEAMDAAVGRVLAALDAHGLRESTVVLFTSDNGGLSTSEGWPTSNAPWRGGKGWVYEGGIRVPLLVRWPGVTVPGSVVRTPVSSPDLLPTVLEAAGASPASGQVLDGRSLLPLLKGESAPERPIFWHYPHYGNQGGAPAAAIRRGDWKLIEWLEDGRLELFHLADDPSEQTSRVAEMPARAQRLHQELNAWQRDVGARFPTANPRYDPTQPDGRESKRP